TGCGCCCGGTGGGCGGTGGCCCTGGCCGGGGTGGACGGCCTGTCCCCGGCCACGCGGCCCCTGTACACCGCCCTCGCCGAGCTGGTCCCACCGCCGGGGGAGGACCAGTACCTGGGGGACGCCATCCAGGCGGTGTGCGCCGCCGTCCGGCGAGGGAGGATCGGACCGCATGGGCTATAAGGTGGGCACGGTGGCGGTGGTGGGCAAGGCCAACGTGGGCAAGTCCACGTTCATCAACGCCGTCATGGGACGTAAGGTGGTCATCGTGTCCGATTGCCCCCAGACCACCCGCAACCGGATCCGCTGCATCTACACCACCCCCGAGGCCCAGGTGGTGTTCGTGGATACCCCGGGCCTCCACCAGCCGGTGAACAAGCTCTCCGCCCACCTCCTGCGCGAGGCGTTCCGGGCCCTGGCCGGGGTGGACGAGGTGGCGTACATGGTGGAGCCCACCGGCGAGGTGGACGCCTACGACGAGACCGTCCTCCCTCGGATCAAGGCCCTCCCCTGTGCCAAGGTTTTGCTCGTGAACAAGATGGACCTCGCCCGGGGCAACGCCCTTCCCGAGACCCTCCTCGCCTACGAGAAGCTGGGCATCTTCGATGACCTGGTGCCCATCTCCTCTACCCGGGGCAAGGGCCTTGATCGGGCCCTGGCCGTGATCGTCCATCACCTCCCGGAGGGGGAGCCGTTGTTCCCCGAGGGCACGGCCACCGACCGACCCCTGGAGTTTACCGTGGCGGAGCTTATTCGGGAGAAGATCTTCCAGTTGACCTATCAGGAGATCCCGTACTCCACGGCGGTGGTGGTGGAGCGGATCGAGGAGCGGGAGGACCCTCCCCTGGTGTCCATCTACGCCACCATCTACGTGACCCGGGATTCCCAGAAGGCGATCGTCATCGGGAGCGGGGGAGCGAAGCTCAAGGAGATCGGAAGGTTGAGCCGCCTGGAACTCGAGGCCCTCCTCGGCCGCAAGGTGTTCCTATCCCTTCACGTCACGGTGCGACCAAAGTGGACCGAGAACGAGGCGGAGATCGCCCGCCTGACCGGGGAGTGAAGCCCTTCAGAACGAAGCGTGGAACGTGCTATACTTCCACAACCATGGAGCGGAACGCGGATGTGGTGATCGAGCCGGTCCACGATGGCCCGGGGTACCGGGCCTGCGAGGGCCTGCAGAAGGAGGTGTGGGGGTTCCCCGACGTGGCGGTGATCCCCGACCATCTCTTGCACATGGTCGTGGGGGCAGGGGGACTCTTGCTGGGGGCGTTCGACGGGATCGGTCCCGGGCGGGAGATGGTAGGGTTCACGGTGTCCGTGGTCGGCCTGACCGAGGACCGGCGGCTTCGTCATCATTCGCTGATGGCCGCGGTGCGGCCAGGCTGGCAGGACCGGGGCGTGGGGTACCGCCTCAAGTGCGCCCAACGGGAGCATGTCCTCGCGCAGGGAATCGATCTCATCACCTGGACGTTCGACCCGTTGGAGTCCCGCAACGCCCACTTCAACCTGAACAAGCTCGGCGGGGTAGCCACCCGGTACCTGCCCAACTACTTCGGTGAGCTCCGCGATGCCCGCAACCAGGGCCTGGCCACCGATCGGTTCCTGTGCCAGTGGCACCTCGCCTCGCCCCGGGTCCGTACCCACCTCGCTCGGGAGACGCGGCCCGACCTGGCGTTGGGGGAGGTGGAGACCATCAACCGCACCCAGCGCCTCCCGTCGGGGGTTCGGGCCCCGCTCGGGTTCCGTCCCGACCTCACCGCGCCGAACCTCCTGTTCGAGATCCCGTCCGACCTTCAGGCGCTGCGCAAGGCGGACCTGGACCTGGCCCGCCAGTGGCGCCGGGAGGCCCGCCAGGCCCTGACGAGCTACCTCGACGAGGGGTACCTCGTCACCGCTCTCTTCCGGGAAGGGGATCGGAGCTTTCTCGTCCTGGAACGGCGCCCTCTTCCCAACGTGCTGGAGCGGCCATGATCCGACCGGAGCGCATCTCCCTGCATCTCGTGGAGCTCCCCCTGGTGCAGCCCTTTGTGACGAGCTTTGGGGAGGAACGGGTGCGGCGGGTCCTTCTTGTGTCCATGACCGCGGACGGGCTCATCGGGTGGGGGGAGTGCGTGGCCGGGGCCGGCCCATGGTACTCCGCGGAGACAGTGGACACGGCCCGGCACGTGATCGGGGAGTTCGCCCTGCCCCTCATGCGGGGCCGGGCGTTTGATCACCCCCGGGAGCTTGCCGCCGTCCTCGCCCCGATCCGTGGGCACCCCATGGCCAAGGCCGCCCTGGAGGCGGCGCTGTGGGATCTCCACGCCCAGGCCGCCGGAAAGCCCTTGGCCCAGGTCCTCGGGGCCGTGCGAACCGAAGTCCCGGCCGGGGTGAGCGTGGGCATCCACCCGAACATCCCGGCCCTGGTGGAGCGGGTCACGGCGTTCGTCGAGCAAGGCTACCAGCGGGTGAAGCTCAAGGTGAAGCCGGGGTGGGACGTGGAGCCGGTGGCCGCGGTGCGGGAGCGGTTTCCCGATCTGCCCCTGTCCGTGGACGCCAACGCCGCCTACACCTTGGATGACGCGAACCACCTGCGGAAACTGGATCGTTTCGACCTGTTGATGGTGGAGCAGCCGCTCCCTTACGACGACCTGGTGGGGCACGCGCGGCTTGCCCGGACCCTGTCCACCCCGATCTGCCTCGACGAGTCCCTGAGCTCACCCCATCGAGCATGGGAGGCGCTCGAGATGGGAGCGTGCCGGATCATCAACGTCAAACAGGGCCGCCTGGGAGGGCTTTCCGCGGCCCTGGCGGTCCATGACCTCGCCCAGGGGCGGGGCGTGCCCTTATGGTGCGGCGGGATGCTGGAGACCGGGGTCGGCCGGGCCTTAAACGTGGCCCTGGCTGCGCTCCCGGGGTTCACCCTCCCCCACGACATCTCCGCCACCGACCGCTACTACCATCAGGACCTCGCCGCCCCCCCGTTCCACTTGGAGCGGGGGTTCATCCGTGTGCCCCAGGGGACGGGGTTGGGAGTGGAGGTGGACCTGGCCCGGCTTCATCGGTTCACCGTGGCCAGCTGGGCCTGGCAACTCTAGGAGGCGCTCGTGAGGAAAGCGGAGCTGGCGAGGCTGATCGATCACACCGTGCTTGGGCCGGAGACGAACCGGGCGGCGGTAGAGCGGGCGTGCGAGGAGGCCATCCGCCACCGGTTCTATGCGGTGTGCGTCACGCCCGGCCATGTGGCCCTGGCCAAGAGCCTCGTGCGGGACAAGGGGATCTACGTGTGCACCACGATCGGGTTCCCCCACGGCCAGCACAAGCCCGAGGTCAAGGCGCTCGAGGCCAAGGCGGCGGTGGACGACGGCGCCGACGAGGTGGACATGGTGATCGATGTGGCCGCGCTCAAGGACGGCGACTACCAGCGGGTGATCGCCGACATCCGCGCGGTGCGGGAGGCGATCGCCAAGGCCCCGCGGCCGGTGGTGCTCAAGGTCATTTTGGAGTGCTGCTTCCTCTCGAACGACCAGAAGGTGGCCGGGGCCATCCTGGCCAAAGCAGCGGGGGCGGACTTCGTGAAGACGTCCACCGGGTTCGGCCCTGGTGGGGCCACCGTCGAGGACGTGGCCCTGCTGCGGCGGACGGTGGGGGAGAAGATGGGGGTCAAAGCTGCCGGCGGGATCCGCGATTACGAAACGGCGGTGCGCATGGTCGAGGCCGGGGCAAACCGGATCGGGGCCTCAAAAAGCGTCCAGATCCTCGCTGGAGCACCGGATTGACCCCGCGGCCGCTGAACGCAACAGCCGGAGGAGCACGGCCCAAGGTCACCGCAATGGGCGAGTCCGCCGAGAACGAGCCAAGGTGATCGAGGTGGCCCAGCTTGCTCGGGCTGACGGGATCGTCCTTCGCACCCAGGACCACGCGGAGACCGACCGCATCGCGGTCGTCCTCACCCCAAACCATGGCCGCCTCGACCTCCTCGCCAAGGGGGCGCGGCGCATGGAGCAAGCGGCGGGGGCGGCCCTAGACGTGCTCAACGTGGTGAAGATCATTTACTACCGGCGCCGATCCGGGCTCCATCTCCTGAAGGAAGTGGAGCTGGTGCGCACCTTCCCCGGCATCCGCTCCGACCTTGACCGGGCCACCACCGCCTTGTGGGGGATCGAATGGGCGCTCGCGCTCATCCCCACGGAGGCCCCGGACGAACGGGTGCACCGCCTGACCGTGGAGTTTCTTGCCGCCCTGGACGCAGGGCACCCGCCGCGGGTGCTGGCCCTGGGCTACGTGCTGCGGCTCCTGGCCGTGGCCGGCCATCGTCCCCACCTCGATGGGTGCCTGTCCTGCGGGGCCCAAGATGGCCTGACCTGGTCCCCGGAGCGGGGTGGGCTCCTATGCCGCCCGTGCGGGGGCAGCGGCGAGGCCGTCTCACCCCGCGTGTGGCGCACCCTGGGGGCGATCGCCCGCCTTCCCCTGCCCGCCCTGGCCCGGCTGCGCGTGGAGGAAACGGATTTGGAGAGGGGAGAGGCGCTGGTAAGGGGATTCCGCGAGGCGCAACTGCGCCGCTAGCGCCCCCCTTACCTGGGGAAACGCGCCTGGCGCAGGGCGCGTTCCACGGCTATATTCTCGTATCCATGGAGTGCCGGATCATTGCCTGTGAGCGCGTGGCCTTCTCTGGGAAGGCCGAGGGTGTGTATGCCCGCAGCCCGGAAGGGTGGTTTGGGGTGCTCCCCGGGCATGCCCCGGCCGCGTTTACGCTCTCGGACTCCCCGGTGCGGGTGATCACCACCGAAGGAACACGCACGTTTCACGTCAAGGCCGGGACGCTGTACGTCAGCCGGGAGGGCGTGACCGTGCTCGCCGACCGAGCGGAGACCCGTGGCTAAGGTGGTGGTGACCGGGCTCGGGCTCGTCACCCCATTCGGGGTGGGGCGGGACGCGTTCTTCCAAGGCCTCACCGAGGGCCGGGTTGCCATTCGCCGGATCGATCAAGACCTGGACCTCTCCGGGATCGGGGCCCAGGTGGCCGCCCCGGTGGACGGGTTCGACCCGCTGGCGTTCATGTCCCCCCGGCGTGCCCGGCGGATGGGCCGGGTATCGCAGATGGCGGTAGCCGCGGCCCGGCTGGCCCTGGAGGACGGCCGGTTCGTGCCCCCACACACCGGGCGCGGGGCGGTGGTCATCGGCACCGCCATTGGGGCGTTGGAGGCGCTGGTGGACAACCACCGCACGATGCTGGAGCGGGGGGCGGAGCGGGTGTCGCCGTTCCTGGTGCCGGTGATGATGCCCAACGCCCCGGCAGCGGAGGTGTCCATCGAGGTCGGGATCCGCGGCCCGAGCTTAGGGGTGGTCACGGCGTGCGCGTCTGGGGCCCACGCCCTGGGGATCGCGTGGAGATGGATCCGCGAGGGGGCCTTGGACTGGGCCCTGGCCGGGGGGGCAGAGGCGGTGATCCTACCCCTGGTGTTGGCGGCGTTCGACCGGATGGGAGCCCTTACCCGCTCGCCCGATCCCGCGGTGGCGTCGCGGCCGTTCGACGCCCGGCGGGATGGGTTCGTGCTCGGGGAGGGGGCGGCGGTCCTGCTCCTCGAGTCGGAGGCCCATGCCCGGAAGCGGGGGGCGGAGCCCCTGGCGGAGATGGCCGGGTTCGGCCAGAGTTCAGACGCGTACCACATCACCGCCCCTCCGGAGGACGGGGAGGGGGCGCGGCAGGCGATGGCCGAAGCCGTGGCCTCGGCCGGGCTCTCCCCGGACGAGGTGGACTACGTCAACGCCCACGGGACTTCGACGCCGCTCAACGACCGGGCGGAGACGGTGGCGATCAAGGCCCTCCTCGGGGAGCGGGCGTACCAGGTGCCGGTGAGCTCCACCAAATCCCAGATCGGGCACCTCCTCGGGGCGGCGGGGGCGGTGGAGGCGGCGGCGGCGATCTTCCCGTTCCTCACTGGACTACTTCCGGCCACCGTGACCTGGCGGGCCCGCGACCCCGAATGTGATCTCGATTACGTTCCTGGGGCGCCGCGGCCGGCCAACGCAAAGGTGGTCCTGTCCAACTCGTTCGGGTTCGGCGGCCAGAACGCGTGCCTCGCCTTCCGCGCCCCGAGCTAGAATTGCGATAAGAACCGGAGGTCGTTCTGGTAGAAGAGGCGGATGTCGTCCACCCCGTAGCGGAGCATCGCCATCCGTTCCACCCCCAGGCCGAACGCGAAACCAGTGACCTCCTCCGGGTCGTACCCAACCTCGACGAGCACCGCCGGGTCCACCATCCCCGCCCCCATGATCTCCAGCCACTTCCCCGGAGGCTTGCGGATGTGGACCTGGGCCGAGGGCTCGGTGAACGGGAAGAAATCGGCGGAGATGCGCATCTCATAGCCGGGGCCGAAGAACGCCCGCACGAACTCCCCGATCACCCACTTCAGGTGGGCCATCGTCAGGCCCTGCTCCACCCACAGGAGCTCCACCTGGTGGAACACCGGAAAGTGGGTGGCGTCGGGGTTGTCCCGGCGGTAGCAGCGGCCGGGACAGATGATGCGCACCGGTGGTTTCCTCGACTTCATGACCCGGATCTGCACCGGCGAGGTGTGGGTCCGGAGGAGACGGGCATCGTCGATGTAGAAAGAATCCCAGTCATCTCGGGCCGGATGGTCTGCCGGTATGGCCAGGGCCTCGAAGTTGTAGTAGTCCGTCTCCACCTCGGGCCCGGTGGCCACATCGAACCCCAGGCGCAGGAAGACCTCCTCGATCTCCCGCCGCACCTGGGTCAGGGGATGGAGATGGCCAAGGGGACGCCACCGCCCAGGCAGGGTAAAGTCGTACCGTTCCGCAGCCGCTCGCTCGGCAAGCGCCCGGGCCGCAAGCTCCCCCTTGCGCGCCTCGAGAGCGGCGGTGATCTCGGCCTTGAGCGCGTTGAGGAGCTTGCCGGCCTCGGCCCGCTCCGCCGGGGGAAGGCCGCGCAGGCCGTCGAACAGCTGGGTGAGCACGCCTTTCCGCCCGAGGAACCGCACCCGCAGCGCCTCCAGCGCCGCGAGGTCCCGCACCTCGACGCTCGCCCGCGCCCACTCCGCCCGCGCCGCCTCCACCCGCCGCCGCACCTCGCCCAAGGTCATGATGATCCGGATTATACGTACGGGATCAGGACTTTGACAACACAAACGCCCACAGACTAGAATGGGCCGGTGCACGAGGTACAGCGGTTACGGTCGTGAAGGAGGTCGGATGGACTACGCACGGCGACGGGCACGTCTCTGGGAGGAGGTACGGGGAAGAGGGCTCGATGCCTTCCTGGTCATCAATCTGGAGGGCTCGGAGGGCCCAAACCTCCGCTACCTTTCCGGGTTCACCGGCTCGTCTGGCATCCTGATCCTCGCCAAGGAGTCGGTATTTGCCACCGACTCCCGGTACACGGAGCAGGCACAACACCAGGTCCGTGGGCTCCCGGTGGAGGAGGCGAAGGGGCGCTGGCTCCCGTGGCTCGTCGAGCGCCTGAGCGCCCTTGACCTCCGGAAGATCGGCATCGGCACCTACGGCACGAGCTTGCACACCTACCGGGAGCTTTGCCGGCTCGGGGAAGGCATGGAGTTCGTGCCCGCAAACGGGCTCGTGGAGGGGCTGCGCCGGGTGAAGTCCCCGGAGGAGATCGAGCGCATCGCCGCCGCCGCCCGCCTCACCGATGAGGGCCTGCGATGGACGCTCGGGCAGCTCAAGCCGGGCCTGACCGAGCGGGACGTGGCCCTGGACCTGGAGATCTGGTACCGCCGTCATGGGGCCGACGACGTCGCGTTCGACCTCATCGTGGCCAGCGGGCCGGCGAGCGCGATGCCCCACCACCGGGCCGGGGAGCGAAGGCTCGAGGGTGGAGACATCGTCCTCCTGGACATCGGGGTACGCCTGGACGGGTACTGTTCCGACCTCACCCGGGTCGTGGCGTTGGGACACGCCAGCCGGGAGCTGCGCGACCTGTACCGCCTGGTGCTCGCCGCCAACCGGGCCGGGCTGGAGGCGGTCCAGGCCGGGGTGTCCGGCCAAGACGCGGACCGGGCCGCCCGGGCAGTGATCGAGGCCGGGGGGTACGGGGACAGGTTCGGCCACGGCCTCGGCCACGGGGTCGGCCTGGAGGTCCACGAGGCGCCGCGTCTGGCTCCAACTTC
This genomic interval from Candidatus Acetothermia bacterium contains the following:
- the pheS gene encoding phenylalanine--tRNA ligase subunit alpha, coding for MTLGEVRRRVEAARAEWARASVEVRDLAALEALRVRFLGRKGVLTQLFDGLRGLPPAERAEAGKLLNALKAEITAALEARKGELAARALAERAAAERYDFTLPGRWRPLGHLHPLTQVRREIEEVFLRLGFDVATGPEVETDYYNFEALAIPADHPARDDWDSFYIDDARLLRTHTSPVQIRVMKSRKPPVRIICPGRCYRRDNPDATHFPVFHQVELLWVEQGLTMAHLKWVIGEFVRAFFGPGYEMRISADFFPFTEPSAQVHIRKPPGKWLEIMGAGMVDPAVLVEVGYDPEEVTGFAFGLGVERMAMLRYGVDDIRLFYQNDLRFLSQF
- a CDS encoding Xaa-Pro peptidase family protein, whose amino-acid sequence is MDYARRRARLWEEVRGRGLDAFLVINLEGSEGPNLRYLSGFTGSSGILILAKESVFATDSRYTEQAQHQVRGLPVEEAKGRWLPWLVERLSALDLRKIGIGTYGTSLHTYRELCRLGEGMEFVPANGLVEGLRRVKSPEEIERIAAAARLTDEGLRWTLGQLKPGLTERDVALDLEIWYRRHGADDVAFDLIVASGPASAMPHHRAGERRLEGGDIVLLDIGVRLDGYCSDLTRVVALGHASRELRDLYRLVLAANRAGLEAVQAGVSGQDADRAARAVIEAGGYGDRFGHGLGHGVGLEVHEAPRLAPTSDDVLAAGHVVTVEPGVYLPGRFGIRIEDLVAVHADGCEILSGFPKEELLVV
- the deoC gene encoding deoxyribose-phosphate aldolase, with translation MRKAELARLIDHTVLGPETNRAAVERACEEAIRHRFYAVCVTPGHVALAKSLVRDKGIYVCTTIGFPHGQHKPEVKALEAKAAVDDGADEVDMVIDVAALKDGDYQRVIADIRAVREAIAKAPRPVVLKVILECCFLSNDQKVAGAILAKAAGADFVKTSTGFGPGGATVEDVALLRRTVGEKMGVKAAGGIRDYETAVRMVEAGANRIGASKSVQILAGAPD
- the recO gene encoding DNA repair protein RecO — translated: MIEVAQLARADGIVLRTQDHAETDRIAVVLTPNHGRLDLLAKGARRMEQAAGAALDVLNVVKIIYYRRRSGLHLLKEVELVRTFPGIRSDLDRATTALWGIEWALALIPTEAPDERVHRLTVEFLAALDAGHPPRVLALGYVLRLLAVAGHRPHLDGCLSCGAQDGLTWSPERGGLLCRPCGGSGEAVSPRVWRTLGAIARLPLPALARLRVEETDLERGEALVRGFREAQLRR
- the menC gene encoding o-succinylbenzoate synthase gives rise to the protein MRPERISLHLVELPLVQPFVTSFGEERVRRVLLVSMTADGLIGWGECVAGAGPWYSAETVDTARHVIGEFALPLMRGRAFDHPRELAAVLAPIRGHPMAKAALEAALWDLHAQAAGKPLAQVLGAVRTEVPAGVSVGIHPNIPALVERVTAFVEQGYQRVKLKVKPGWDVEPVAAVRERFPDLPLSVDANAAYTLDDANHLRKLDRFDLLMVEQPLPYDDLVGHARLARTLSTPICLDESLSSPHRAWEALEMGACRIINVKQGRLGGLSAALAVHDLAQGRGVPLWCGGMLETGVGRALNVALAALPGFTLPHDISATDRYYHQDLAAPPFHLERGFIRVPQGTGLGVEVDLARLHRFTVASWAWQL
- the atpC gene encoding F0F1 ATP synthase subunit epsilon (produces ATP from ADP in the presence of a proton gradient across the membrane; the epsilon subunit is part of the catalytic core of the ATP synthase complex); translation: MECRIIACERVAFSGKAEGVYARSPEGWFGVLPGHAPAAFTLSDSPVRVITTEGTRTFHVKAGTLYVSREGVTVLADRAETRG
- the era gene encoding GTPase Era, coding for MGYKVGTVAVVGKANVGKSTFINAVMGRKVVIVSDCPQTTRNRIRCIYTTPEAQVVFVDTPGLHQPVNKLSAHLLREAFRALAGVDEVAYMVEPTGEVDAYDETVLPRIKALPCAKVLLVNKMDLARGNALPETLLAYEKLGIFDDLVPISSTRGKGLDRALAVIVHHLPEGEPLFPEGTATDRPLEFTVAELIREKIFQLTYQEIPYSTAVVVERIEEREDPPLVSIYATIYVTRDSQKAIVIGSGGAKLKEIGRLSRLELEALLGRKVFLSLHVTVRPKWTENEAEIARLTGE
- the fabF gene encoding beta-ketoacyl-ACP synthase II, giving the protein MAKVVVTGLGLVTPFGVGRDAFFQGLTEGRVAIRRIDQDLDLSGIGAQVAAPVDGFDPLAFMSPRRARRMGRVSQMAVAAARLALEDGRFVPPHTGRGAVVIGTAIGALEALVDNHRTMLERGAERVSPFLVPVMMPNAPAAEVSIEVGIRGPSLGVVTACASGAHALGIAWRWIREGALDWALAGGAEAVILPLVLAAFDRMGALTRSPDPAVASRPFDARRDGFVLGEGAAVLLLESEAHARKRGAEPLAEMAGFGQSSDAYHITAPPEDGEGARQAMAEAVASAGLSPDEVDYVNAHGTSTPLNDRAETVAIKALLGERAYQVPVSSTKSQIGHLLGAAGAVEAAAAIFPFLTGLLPATVTWRARDPECDLDYVPGAPRPANAKVVLSNSFGFGGQNACLAFRAPS